A region from the Fundulus heteroclitus isolate FHET01 chromosome 22, MU-UCD_Fhet_4.1, whole genome shotgun sequence genome encodes:
- the LOC105938718 gene encoding metal transporter CNNM1 → MAVDAADALRCILHPRQLSLLFLAITLSSLPAPAAALLGVRPEDTQSGDLSVQNGILRATEGARFTLRVYHSEHPHHANFSGRLDAAPAAPWIAFIEEPSGSGDAERGPRSKGNPCEDESSRSSDIELLGSFRSTSSHNSVLVELLAKDLRRDEVIKFYSMCAFDGVKWEHFRTKDFLLAVVERPPEPDVWLQTGVSVLLLALSALCSGLNISMLALDPVELRVLQNSGTEKEQKYARTIESVRKHGNYILCTVVLGNVLTNTCFVVWMCQILGMTALSTASCTLGIFFIGEILPHSVASRHSLAIASKTLCATRLLMLIFFPIAYPVSKILDIMLHQEISSFYTREKLVAMLRVTDPYHDLVKEELNIIQGALELRTKTVEDVLTPLSDCYMLSSDAVLDFCTMSDVMQSGFTRIPVYENDRSNIVDILFVKDLAFVDPDDCTPLKTITQFYRHPMHCVFNDTKLDVMLEEFKRGKSHLAVVQRVNSEGEGDPFYEVMGIVTLEDVIEEIIKSEIVDETDLYTDNRTKRRVSHHERKQQDFSIFKLGENELTVKISPQLLLATHRFLATEVEPFRLCHLSDKILLRLIKHPSVVQELKFDPKNKHAPQHYLYQRNKPVDYFILILQGRVEVEIGKEALRFENGAFSHYGMPALISPLPAAHRYSSRGSGLNQSDSLLSGGSVGQLTASGGAYLPDYSVRQLTDLQIIKITRNHYQNALTATRMDSTPHTPDAYMDPYIKGRSPGPEARSNSVALPLMSVHTRLGMARLAHLHPYGGLHKTYQLNERNRIVRSKSDGQRSPNDTVFLHMDEIPYIHEDRPESSADNDVPTEPSTSPFISSLSLSSSEENIGKKLLRKLSNKRRKKSRDGERSLEEEEGSEQPSVTS, encoded by the exons ATGGCTGTGGATGCTGCGGATGCTCTCCGCTGTATCCTGCATCCACGCCAGCTCTCCCTCCTCTTTCTCGCCATCACCCTCTCCTCCCTGCCGGCCCCGGCGGCGGCGCTGCTCGGCGTCCGGCCCGAAGACACGCAGAGCGGGGATCTGTCCGTGCAGAACGGGATTTTGAGGGCGACCGAGGGGGCTCGCTTCACGCTGAGGGTTTACCACTCTGAGCATCCCCACCACGCGAATTTCAGCGGCAGACTTGACGCCGCACCTGCCGCTCCGTGGATCGCCTTCATAGAGGAGCCGAGCGGCAGCGGTGATGCGGAGAGGGGGCCCCGCTCCAAGGGGAACCCGTGTGAAGACGAGAGCTCCCGGAGCTCCGACATAGAACTGCTGGGCTCCTTCAGATCAACTTCAAGTCACAACTCTGTGTTAGTTGAGCTGCTGGCCAAAGACTTGCGCAGAGACGAGGTGATCAAATTCTACTCCATGTGCGCGTTTGACGGAGTGAAATGGGAGCACTTTAGGACCAAAGACTTCTTGCTGGCTGTGGTGGAGAGACCACCAGAGCCAGATGTTTGGCTCCAAACGGGGGTCTCCGTGCTTCTGTTGGCGCTGTCCGCTCTGTGCAGCGGGCTGAACATCAGCATGCTGGCGCTTGACCCAGTGGAGCTGCGGGTCCTGCAGAACAGTGGCAcagagaaggagcagaaatACGCACGGACAATAGAATCCGTGCGTAAGCATGGGAACTACATCCTCTGCACAGTGGTGTTGGGTAATGTCCTCACAAATACGTGTTTTGTGGTGTGGATGTGCCAGATTTTGGGAATGACCGCTCTCTCGACTGCCTCGTGCACTTTGGGGATCTTCTTTATCGGAGAAATATTACCCCACTCCGTGGCGTCCAGGCACAGCCTAGCCATCGCCTCCAAGACACTGTGCGCTACCCGCTTGCTGATGCTCATCTTCTTCCCCATTGCATACCCGGTGTCCAAAATCCTGGACATCATGCTGCACCAGGAGATCAGCAGCTTTTACACCAGGGAGAAGCTGGTGGCCATGCTGCGTGTCACGGACCCTTATCATGACCTGGTCAAGGAGGAGCTCAACATCATCCAGGGAGCTCTGGAGCTGAGGACCAAAACCGTGGAAGATGTCCTGACGCCGCTGTCAGACTGCTACATGCTGTCATCAGACGCCGTCCTGGACTTCTGCACCATGTCCGACGTGATGCAGAGCGGCTTCACCCGAATTCCGGTCTACGAGAACGACAGGTCCAACATCGTGGACATCCTGTTCGTGAAAGACTTGGCCTTCGTGGATCCGGATGATTGCACTCCCCTGAAAACAATCACACAGTTCTACAGGCATCCCATGCACTGCGTCTTCAATGACACCAAGCTGGATGTGATGCTGGAGGAATTCAAGAGAG GGAAGTCTCACCTGGCCGTGGTGCAGAGGGTGAACAGCGAAGGCGAGGGGGACCCTTTCTATGAGGTGATGGGCATTGTCACGCTGGAGGATGTGATCGAAGAGATCATCAAGTCTGAGATTGTGGACGAGACAGACCTGTACA CTGACAATCGGACAAAGAGGCGAGTGTCCCACCACGAGAGGAAGCAACAGGATTTCTCCATCTTCAAACTTGGAGAAAATGAGCTGACGGTGAAGATCTCTCCCCAGCTGCTGCTCGCCACTCACCGCTTCCTGGCTACAG AAGTGGAGCCTTTCAGGCTGTGTCACCTGTCGGACAAGATCCTGCTGCGCCTCATCAAGCACCCGAGTGTCGTGCAGGAGCTCAAGTTCGACCCCAAGAACAAGCATGCGCCTCAACACTATCTCTATCAGAGGAATAAGCCCGTCGACTACTTCATCCTCATTTTGCAG GGACGGGTGGAGGTGGAGATAGGAAAGGAAGCTCTGCGGTTTGAAAATGGAGCCTTTTCCCACTACGGCATGCCAGCTCTCATCTCGCCGCTGCCGGCCG CCCACAGATACAGCTCTCGAGGCAGCGGCCTGAACCAGTCGGACTCGTTGCTGAGCGGGGGCAGCGTGGGTCAGCTCACAGCAAGCGGAGGGGCCTATTTACCAGACTACTCAGTGCGACAACTCACCGATCTGCAGATCATCAAG ATCACCAGGAACCATTACCAGAATGCCCTGACAGCCACCCGGATGGACAGCACCCCTCACACCCCGGATGCTTACATGGATCCTTACATTAAAGGGAGAAGTCCGGGCCCAGAGGCTCGCTCAAACAGCGTCGCCCTTCCACTCATGAGCGTGCACACTCGACTGGGGATGGCGCGCCTGGCGCACCTCCATCCGTACGGTGGCCTTCACAAAACCTACCAGCTCAACGAGAGAAACCGCATCGTTC GCAGCAAATCTGACGGGCAGAGGAGTCCAAACGATACGGTGTTCCTTCACATGGATGAGATCCCCTACATCCACGAGGACCGaccggaaagttctgctgacaATG